One Streptomonospora salina genomic window, ATCCTGCCCTACCTCGACATCGACCTGAAGTACTACGACCTGGGCATGGAGGAGCGTGACCGCACCGACGACCAGGTCACGGTCGACGCCGCCAATGCCATCAAGGAGCACGGGGTCGGCGTCAAGTGCGCCACCATCACTCCCGACGAAGCCCGGGTCGAGGAGTTCGGCCTGAAGAAGATGTGGCGCTCGCCCAACGGGACGATCCGCAACATCCTCGGCGGTGTCGTCTTCCGCGAGCCCATCATCTGCGAGAACGTTCCCCGGCTGGTGCCCGGCTGGACCCAGCCCATCATCATCGGCCGCCACGCTCACGCCGACCAGTACAAGGCCAGCGACTTCAAGGTCCCCGGCCCCGGTACGGTCACCATCACCTACACGCCCGAGGACGGCGCCGAGCCCATCGAGATGGAGGTCGCGAACTTCCCCGAGGGCGGCGGCGTGGCCATGGGCATGTACAACTACCGCAGCTCCATCGAGGACTTCGCGCGCGCCAGCTTCAACTACGGGCTGGATCGCGGCTACCCGGTCTACATGTCCACCAAGAACACGATCCTCAAGGCCTACGACGGCATGTTCAAGGACGTGTTCGAGGAGATCTACGAGAACGAGTTCAAGGACCGCTTCGAGGCGGCCGGCCTCACCTACGAGCACCGCCTGATCGACGACATGGTCGCCGCCGCTCTGAAGTGGGAGGGCGGCTACGTCTGGGCGTGCAAGAACTACGACGGCGACGTGCAGTCCGACACGGTCGCCCAGGGCTTCGGCTCGCTGGGGCTGATGACCTCGGTGCTGCGCACCGCCGACGGCCGCACCGTGGAGGCCGAGGCCGCCCACGGCACCGTCACGCGCCACTACCGCCAGCACCAGCAGGGCAAGCCCACCTCCACCAACCCCATCGCCTCGATCTTCGCCTGGACCCGGGGCCTGGAGCACCGCGGCAAGCTCGACGGCAACCCGGCGCTGGTGGAGTTCGCCACCACGCTGGAGAAGGTCGTCGTCTCCACCGTCGAAGGCGGGCAGATGACCAAGGACCTCGCGCTGCTGGTCGGCGGCGACCAGGGTTTCCTCACCACCGAGGAGTTCCTCGCCGCCCTCGACGAGAACCTGCAGAAGCGCCTGGCCTGAGGCCGCGCCCTGCGCGCATCGGCGGAGCCGCCCCGGGCCGTCCCGCCCTCCGAGCGGAGGGCGGGACGGCCCGCGCATGTGCCGCCGCGCCGATTCGGCCGATCCCGCCTGCGCGGCAGTCCCCGGATGACAGGATGGGCTGTCCGGGGGCGTTCGGATACGCAGAGTAGTGTCGGCCGGTAGTGCGGCGAACGCCACTCTGATGTGATTCGCGTGTTTCGCGAACATTGCCCTATCTTGGAGGTATCCGCACGCCGGGGACACCCGGCCGATGCGAACCCCGAAATCATTCCGGCCGACGTGCCGGCCGTGCGCCCGCTGGGGGGTAGGCGCGCGCGGTGCGGAACGTCAGGGAAAGGGCCCGTCGCCTCGCGACGGGCCCTTTTCTCTTTCCTCGGGAACGGTCCGCGCCGGCGGCGGCCGAGGGTGCGGGCCGCCGGAGCGGGCGCGCTAGTCCTGCATGGCGTCCTCGGGGATCGGCTCGCCCGCCTGCATGGCTTCGAACATCGCGGCCGAGCGCGCCTCGTCCCACAGCACCACCGAGCCCGCGCCGGCCACCGTGGGCGTCGAGCCCACCGGAACGGACGTGGTCGCCGGGTCCTCGCGCATCGCCATCGCCATGGTCCCCAGGTCGAGCAGGTGGTCGTCCTCGTCCACCAGGAAGGTGTCGGTGCCCTCGGTCACCAGCGGCACCGAGCGGAACGGGTTGAGCAGCGTGCCGGGCGAGGTGGTCGTGGACACCAGTGCGCTGAAGAACTCCCGCTGGCGCTGGATGCGGTCCAGGTCGGCGCGCGGCGTGGCGCGCGTGCGCACGTAGCCCAATGCGGTCTTGCCGTCCATGTCCTGGCAGCCCGCCTCGATGTCGAGATCGGCCTTGGGGTCCTCCATCGCCTTGTCGGGGCACATCTCGACGCCGCCGACGGCGTCGACGATGTCCACGAACCCGGCGAACCCGATCTCGACGTAGTGGTCGATGCCGACGCCGCTGGCCTGCTCGAAGGTCCGCACGAGCCGGGTCGGTCCGCCGCCGAGCGCTTCGGCGAAGGCGGCGTTGATCTTGTTCTGGCCGATCTCGGGGATGTCCACGTAGGAGTCGCGCGGCACGCTGACGATGCTGGGCTTACCGGTCTCGGGCACGTAGAGCACCATGATGGTGTCGGTGCGCTTGCCCTGCGCGTCGCCGGTGCCGAAGTCCTGCATCTGGTCCTCGGAGAGGCCGTCGCGGCTGTCGGATCCCACGATCAGGTAGGTCTCGCCCGGCTGGTCCTCCAGGTGCCCCTCGAAGTCCAGGGCCTGCACCCGCTGCAGCCGGGAGTCGGCCCACAGGTAGAACGCGGTCGGCAGCAGGACGAGGACGGCCAGCAGCACGATCAGGACGGTACGGCGGCGCTTGCGGCGCTCCTCGCGCCGGCGTCGGGCGCTCCCGGACCCGTCGCGGGTGCGCCCGCGGCCGCCCCCTCCACCGGAACGGCCTCCCGAGGAGGAGGGGCGCCGCCCGGGGCGGTCGTCGGCCGGCGGCATCCGCCGTGTGGACCCCGCGTGCCCCGCTCCCGAGCGCTGCTCGGAGCCGCGCGGACGGTAAAGCTTCTCGATCTCGTCGGCGCCGCCGTCGGGGGCGCGGCGAAACACCCCGGTCCGGTCGGCGTCTCCGCGACCCGCCCGGCCTCTTCTCCGGTTCGACCCGTCAGCCATGTGTCTGGTCGCCCATCTGTGCATACACCACTGTGCGGTCCGCCTTGGTCCCCTTTTTGCGTGTTGGGACTCGCCACAGCCTAGCCAGGTTCCGGATACGGCCGACCTAAAGCCGCTCCGCACCACGGTGCACGCGGCCCCCGCGGGGCGGATCCGACGGTGCCGGGGCGCCTCGACCGGGAGGTCGGCTCCGCGGGCGGCCGGTACCCGGATGTGTCGACCGGGCGGGTGAGGCCCCGCCGCGGGGGCGGCGGGGCCTCGGGGTCCGGGGCCGCCGTGCCCGGCCGGCCGCGGGCGTCACCGCAACCGGCGGGCGCCTTGGGAGGGAAGGGCGGCGCGCAGGGACGGGGCGGTGAAGTCCTGCGCGGCGAATGCGTCGGTCACGGCCGTGCAGACCGTGTCCAGGCGCGACTCGGGGACCAGGGCGACGGCGCTGCCGCCGAAGCCTCCGCCGGTCATCCGGGCGCCGCGGGCACCGGCGGCCACCGCGGTCTCCACCGCCAGATCGAGCTCGGGGGTGGAGATCTCGAACTGGTCGCGCATCGACAGGTGGGAGGCGGTGAACACCGCGCCGAGGTCGCCCAGGGCGCCGGCGCGCATCAGCCCCATCGCCGCGTTGACGCGGTGGATCTCGGTGACGACGTGGCGGACCCGCTTGACGAGGACGGGGTCCTCCAGTTCGGCGAGGGCCGCCTCCAGGTCCTCGACGTCGCGCAGCGCGTCGACGCCGAGCGCGCGGGCGGCGCGGGTGCACTCGTCGTGGCGGGCGGCGTAGCCGCCGGTGGTGTCGCTGAGCGTGTGCTCGACGCGGGTGTCGATGATGAGCAGCCGCAGCGCGGCCGCGTCCAGGTCGAAGGGCACGGCGCTGCCCGCTCCGCTGCGGCAGTCCAGGAAGAGGGCGTGGTCGGCGGTGCAGCGCAGCGAGGCGCTCTGGTCCAGGATGCCGGTGGGTGCGCCGACGTAGGCGTTCTCGGCGCGGCGGGCGACGGCGGCCATCGCGGGCCGGTCGCCGGTCAGTCCGGTGAGGCCGTGCGCCTCGGCCAGGGCCAGGAGCACCGCGCACTCCAGGGCGGCCGAGGAGGACAGGGCGGCGCCGATGGGCAGGTCGGAGTCGAGCAGGATGCGGGCTCCGGCGTCGGCGGGCAGGTGGCCGGCCTCGCGCGCGGCCCAGAAGACGCCGGCGACATAGCCCGCCCACCCCTCGACCGGGTCTTCGGGAGCGAGGCCGGCGGTGGTGAACGTGACAGGTTCGCCGGGGCGCTGGGCGCTGCGGACTTCGGCGGTGCCGTCGTCGGTGGGCGCGAGCGCGACGGTGACGCCCCACGGCAGGGCCATGGGCAGCACGAGGCCGTCGTTGTAGTCGGTGTGCTCGCCCATCAGATTGACGCGCCCGGGGGCGTGCCAGACGCCCAGCGGGTCCCGGCCGAAAACGTCGGCGAACGCGGCGGCGACGTCGCCGGGGTCGACGACGCGGTCGCCGTCGTGCGGCCCCTGCTGCCGGCTCCGGGGTTCGGCCCGGTCGCCGGCGGGGTCCTGTCGCGGTGCGGCGGGGTCCGGCGCGGCGGCCGGTCCGGCCGCCGCCTGCGGCTCGGCTCCGCGCCGGAACGGCGCGCGAAGGCGGTCCAACACGCTTGATCTCTCCTCGCTGGCTGTGCGGGCGCCGCACCCGGCCGCGTCCGCTGGGGTGTGGATCGACGGATCGGCGCCTGGGGGCGCCGCGGGGGTCAGCCGGCCGGCCGCCCGGCGGAGTCGCCGCCGGTGTGGAAGTCCCAGGCGTCGGCGACGATGCGGCGCAGTTCGGGCCGGCGCGGCGTCCACCCCAGCTCGCGGCGGGCGCGCTCGCTGGAGGCGACGAGGACGGCGGGGTCGCCGGGGCGCCGGTCGGCGGCGACCGCGGGGACGGGGCGGCCGGTGACCTCGCGGCAGACGTCGACGACTTGGCGCACGCTGAATCCGGTGCCGTTGCCGAGGTTGTACACCCGGTGCTCGCCGGGGCGGCAGGCGTCCAGGGCGAGCAGGTGGGCCTCGGCGAGGTCGGCGACGTGGATGTAGTCCCGCACACAGGTGCCGTCGGCGGTGGGGTAGTCCTCGCCGTAGACGGCGACGGATTCGCGCCGCCCGAGCGCGACCTGCAGCACGATGGGGATCAGGTGGGTCTCGGGGTCGTGGCGTTCGCCCAGGCCCGCGTAGGCGCCGGCGACGTTGAAGTAGCGCAGGCTGGCCGCACCGATGCCGTGCATGCGCGCGAACTCGGTCAGTGCGGTGTCGATGGCGGCCTTGGTGGCGCCGTAGGGGTTGCCGGGGCGGACGGGGGCGTCCTCGCCGATCTCGGCGGATTCGGGTTCGCCGTAGACGGCGGCGGTGGAGGAGAAGACGATGCGTGCGACGCCGTTGGTGCGCATGGCCTCCAGCAGGGCCAGCGTGCAGCCGACGTTGCCGTCCCAGTAGCGCTCGGGGCGGGCCATCGATTCGGGCACCACCGAGCGGGCGGCGAAGTGCAGCACGGCCTCGATTCCGTGGCCGGCGAGGACGTCGGCGGCGCGTTCGCGGATGCCGCCCTCGACGAAGCGGCACCCTTCGGGGACGGCCTCGCGGTGTCCGGTGGACAGGTCGTCGAGGACGGACACGTCGTGTCCGGACTCCAGCAGCTGGGCGGCGACGACACTGCCGATGTACCCGGCGCCTCCGGTGACCAGGACTCTCAACGCTGCTCCTTAGCTCTCGGTGGGGCGCGCCGCCGGGTCGGGAAGCGCGGCGCGGATGCGTTCGGCGGCGTCTTCGGGGGCGACGTCGTTGATCCACGCCGCCATGCCCGATTCGGACCCCGCGAGGTACTTCAGTTTTCCAGGGGCGCGGCGCAGCGTGAACAACTGCAGGTGCAGCCCGAATTCGGGGTCGGGCGTTCCGTCGGCGTCGACCGGGGCCTGGTGCCAGGCGGAGATGTAGGGCGTGGGCGGGTCGGTGCCGCCGGCCGGCTGGGGGAACAGGCCGTCGAAGGCGCCCAGCAGGTCGAGGTAGATGCCGGCGAGTTCGTCGCGCTGGTCGTCGTCGAGGCGGTCCAGGGTGGGCACGCGCCGGAGCGGGAACAGGCGGACTTCGTAGGGCCAGCGGGCGGCGGCGGGCACGAACGCGGTCCAGTGCTCGCCTTCGGCCACCACGCGGCTGCCGGCGCGGCGCTCGTCGGCGACCACGGTGTCGAAGAGGTTTGCGCCGGTGGCGGCGCGGTGTTTGCCGGCGGCCTCGCGCATGGCGGCGATGCGCGGGGGCACGAACGGGTAGGCGTAGATCTGGCCGTGGGGGTGCTGGAGGGTCACCCCGATCTCGACGCCGCGGTTCTCGAACGGGTACACGTGCGCGACGTCGGGGCGTGCGCCCAGTTCCGCGGTGCGGTCGGCCCAGGCCTCGACGACGGTGCGGGCGCGCGCGGGGGTGAGGTCGGAGAACGAGGCCGCGTGGTCGGAGGTGAAGCACACGACTTCACAGCGGCCGGCGCTGGGGCGGGCGAGGAGGGCGGGGTCGTCGCCGCCGTCGGCCGGTTCGGGGGCGGGGGCCAGGGAGGGGAAGCGGTTCTCGAACACGACGACGTCGTAGTCGCCGGCCGGGATCTCGCTCAGGCGCTCGCCTGCGGAGGGGTCGAGCGGGCACTCGTCGGGCGGGGGCAGGTAGGTGCGGTTCTGCCGGTGGGCGGCCAGGGCGACCCATTCGTCGAGCAGGGGATCGTAGCGCAGCTGGGATCCGGTGGTCGACGGCGGGAGCGGCCGGCGGTCGGCGACGTCGGCCCGACCGGTGTCGGGCGCTTCGTCGAAGTAGATGATCTCGCGTCCGTCCGCGAGGCTGCCTGCCGATCGAAAAACTTGTCGAGTTCGCACAAGATCAGTCTAGGGCATGGCATGAGCAGCGATACGAGACCGATTATGACTATTTTTGATCGATTTAGCGTTGCTGTGTCTGATGTTTGGTCAAGGTAGTGCCGCCCGGGTCCGTTTCGGCCGCTTGCCGGGCCTGCGGGAGCGGCGCCTTCTGCGGTCCGGGCCCCGTTGGCTAAGGTCGCCGGTACGCGCCGCCGGCAGGGCCGGGACCGACGGCCCGGCGGGGCGCGGATGCGCCGGACCCGGGAAGATCGTGAGAGGGCGGTGCCGATGGCCGCGGCGACGGCGCTGAAGGACCGGGTGCGGCACGTCCGCCACCTCGCCATGGAAACCTACTGGTCGGTGCGCCGGCGCCGCCCGGTCGTGGACCACGCGGTGCGCGCCGTCGAGCGCTATACCGGGTCCCAGGGCAACCGGTTGGCCGCCGCGGTCACCTACTACGCGTTCCTGTCCTTCTTCCCCCTGCTGGCGCTGGCCTTCGCGGCGGTCGGCTATGCCGCGGCCGTCGAACCGGACGCCCGCGACTACCTGGACCAGGCCATCCGGGGGGCGCTTCCCGGACTGGCCGAAGGCCTGCCGATCGACCGGATCGCCGAGGCGCGCGCCGGGGCCGGAGCCGTCGGCCTGCTCGGCCTGCTGTACGCGGGCGTCGGCGCGGTCGGGGCCGTGCGCGGGGCGCTGCACCGGGTGTGGCTGCACCGTCCCGCCGACGGTCCCAACTTCGCCGTCGCCAAGCTGCTCGACATCGCGGTGATGGCGGTGCTGGGCCTGTGCCTGCTCGGCTCCGTCGCGCTGACCAGCCTCGCCCAGGCGGCCACGAGCCCGGTGCTGGGCTTTCTGGGGCTGCGGGAGTCCGTGGTCGCGGTTGTGACGGCCCGCACTCTGGGGCCGGCGGTGGCCGTGGCCGCGGACACGGTCATCTTCCTGGTGGTGTTCTCCCGCCTGTCGGGTACCCGCCGCCCGCTGCGCCTGCTGTGGCACGGCGCGCTGATGGCGGCCGTCGGTTTCGAGATCCTGAAGTCCGCAGCGGCGCTGCTGATCAGCGGCACGCTGAGCGATCCCGTCTACGCCTCCTTCGCGGTGGTCGCCGGGCTGCTGGTGTGGATCAACCTGGTCATGCGGATGCTGCTGCTGTGCGCCGCCTGGACGGCGACGTGGCTGCCGGTGCCGCCGCCCTACCAGGGGGCCGTCCCCTCCGGGCTGCCGATCGGGCTGAGCGACGAGGACCCCCCGCGCGCAACCGTGCGCGAGGGCCTGGGCACCTCGGTGGCGAGCCTGCCGGCGCGTCCCACGCCGCGGCAGCAGCGCCGTTCCCGCATGCTGGCGCGGCTGCTGCGGGTGCGGGCCGCGTTGCGCCGCGTGGGCCCGCCGGCGGTGCTGGCCGCGGCGGCGGCCGGCGCGTGGCTGTGGCTGCGCCGCCGCGCAGGGCGCACCGACGAATGATGTGCTGCCAGCGAGGCAATCGCGACATTGCGGCGCAATCCGTCGGCATCGGTCGGCGCTTCACGGCCCGCATCGACCGCTGAGGTCACGTATCGGTTACTTCGGGGTAGTCTCCCTTCTTGTTGTGTAGCGTGATCTTCGAACGCGCGGACGGCACCCGCACGGCGCCGCCTGCGAGACCGCGTGTTCGGCGCTCGGACACGCCCACGCGTGCCCGGACGCGTGCGCGGGGGCGCGGTCCTCGGGCGGCCTGCGGGCACCGGCGGTGTCCCACCGCATCAGGCCGGGCCCGCGCCGGAAACGCCCGCCGGCCCGGGACCGGCCGGTCCCGGGCAGCGCGGGCCGCCGTCGGCGCCCGCGCAGCTCGACCCGTCCCACGTCGCCTGATCAAGCCAGGAACGGAACGCCTCATGACGCGTACTCACCATGCGGGCAGCGCCTCGCCTAGGGTGCGGTCAGTGTCGGTGCCCGACCCGGCCGGACGACAGTGCGGAGGTTGACCGTGGCCATCGAATTCAACGATTCCCAGCGCGCCACTCTCGGCGTGGAGTGGGAGCTCCAGCTCGTCGACGCGCACACCCGCCACCTCCGCCAGGAGGCCCAGCAGGTCCTGGGACAGCTCCCGGATCTGAGCGAGGCGCCGGAGAACCCGCCGCTGCGCCACGAGCTGATGCAGTGCACGGTCGAGGTCGTCACCGGCATCTGCGAGACGGTCGACGAAGCCCGGTCCGACCTGGCGGGCAGCGTCGCCCGGCTCGGATCCGTGCTGGAGGGCCGCGACACCGCCCTCATCTGCGCCGGCACCCATCCGCTGGACGACTGGCGCGACCAGGCCCTCTCGCCGGTCCAGCGCTACGGCGAACTCGTCGACGAGATGCAGTGGCTGGCCCGGCGCATACTCACCTTCGGCGTGCACGTCCACGTGGGGGTGCGTTCGCGGGAGAAGGCCATCCCCATCGTGAACGCGCTGGCCAGGTACCTGCCGCACTTCCTGGCCCTGACGGCCTCCAGCCCGTACTGGAGCGGCCACGACACGGGGCTGGCGTCCAGCCGGTCGATCATCTTCGGTGCGCTGCCCACCTCGGGTCCGCCGCCCCGCCTCGAGAACTGGGACGCGTTCGAGGAATATATGGAAACCCTGCTCCGGGCCGGGACCATATCGAGTATCAAGGAAGTGTGGTGGGACGTCCGCCCGCATCCCGATTTCGGCACGATCGAGATCCGGATGTTCGACGGTATCCCCACGCTGCGCGAGGTCGGCATGGCCGCCGCGTTGTCCCAAAGCCTGGTCCGGCTGTTCGATCAGCAGCTCGACCGCGGCTACGGGCTTCCCATGCCGCCCACATGGGTGGTCAACGACAACAAGTGGCGGGCCACCCGCTACGGCCTGGACGCCCGGATCATCACCGACGACCGGGGCACCACCATGCCGCTGCGCGACGACCTGTACGAACTGCTCCGCGAACTCGAACCGGTGGCCGCGCGGCTGGGCTGCGCCGAGGACCTGGGCGTGGCCTCCGAGATCCTCGACACGGGAGCGTCCTACGAGCGCCAGCGCGCGGTCGTCGACGGCGGCGGCACCCTCGACGACGTCGTGGACTCGCTGGTGGCGGAGTTCCGTGCCGACGTCTTCCCGGCGGCGCCCTCCGTCCCGAGCCAGGCCGCCGACCGGCGGGCGGGGGGCGGCGGCACCGGAACCGACCATGCGAACAAGAACAGGGGGCCATCCCATGCAGGGGCGTGACCTGCGGGAGCAACTGAACGCATTCCTGGCTCGCCACAAGCGCGAGTTCATCGAGTTCCGGCGTGATCTGCACATGCACCCCGAACTCGCCTTCGCCGAGCACCGCACCACCCAGCGGATCGCCGAGCGGCTGCGCGGCATCGGACTCGCACCCGAGCCCCTGCCGCACACCACCGGCCTCGTCTGCGACATCGGCACGGGTGAGGGCCCCACCGTCGCCCTGCGCGCCGACATCGACGCGCTGCCGCTCACCGACGAGAAGGACGTGCCCTACCGCTCCACCGTCCCCGGAGCCGCGCACGCCTGCGGACACGACGTGCATACCACCGTGCTGCTGGCGACCGGGCTGTTCCTGGCCCAGCAGGCCCGCGCGGGCGCGCTGCCGGGCCGGGTGCGGCTGCTGTTCCAGCCCGCCGAAGAGCTGCCCGGAGGGGCGCGTGAAGTGGTCGACGCCGGCGGCATCGACGGTGTGGACCGCGTCTTCGCGCTGCACTGCGACCCGCGGCTGCTCACCGGTCAGGTCGGCCTGCGCACCGGCCCCATCACCGCGGCCTGCGACCAGGTGCTGGTGCGGCTGTCGGGAGACGGCGGCCACACCGCCCGCCCGCACTTGACCTCCGACCTCGTCTACGCCTTGGGCAAGGTCGTCACCGAGCTGCCCGCCGCCCTGTCGCGGCGTGTCGACCCCCGGGCCGGGTTCAGCCTGGTGTGGGGACGCGTCAGCGCCGGCTCGGCGCCCAACGCCATACCCGACGACGGGGTGGCCGAGGGAACCGTGCGCTGCCTGGACGACGACGCCTGGCACGCCGCCCCCGACCTCATCCGCGAGCTCGTCGACTCGGTGGTCGCCGGCTACGGAGCCCGCGCCGAGGTCGACTACCGCCGCGGTGTCCCGCCCACGGTCAACGAGTCCTCCAGCGTGCGGATGCTGCAGCACGCCTGCGCCCAGGCGCTGGGTCCCGAGTCCGTCGCCGACACTCCGCAGAGCCTGGGCGGCGAGGACTTCGCCTGGTACCTGGAGCACGTGCCGGGCGCGCTGGCCCGCCTGGGCACGCACGCCCCCAGCTCCGGATCGCCGATGCTGGACCTGCACCGCGGCGACTTCGACGTCGACGAGGGCGCCATCGGTGTGGGGGTGCAGCTGATGTCGGCGACCGCGCTGACTGCGCTGTGGGAGTGCGCCCGCTCGGCCGGCAGCGACGCCGTGCAGGACGCGGCACTGGCCTGAGGTGCGCGCCGGCGGGCCGCACCGGGTGGCATCCTGAACGATATGAGCCACCCGTTGACCCTTGACGACATCCGGCGCGCCCCCAAGGTGCTGCTGCACGACCACCTCGACGGCGGGCTGCGCCCGGAGACCGTCGTCGACCTCGCCGAATCCGTCGGCTACACCGGACTGCCCGCCCGCGACCCCGGCGAACTGGGGACGTGGTTCCGCGAGGCCGCGGACTCCGGCGCGCTGGAGCGCTACCTGGAGACGTTCTCCCACACCGTCGCCGTGATGCAGACCCGCGACGCCCTTGAGCGGGTCGCGGCCGAGTGCGCCGAGGATCTGGCCGCCGACGGTGTCGTCTACGCCGAGGTGCGCTATGCGCCCGAGCTGCACCTGGAACAGGGCCTGTCGCTGGACGAGGTCGTCGAGGCGGTACTGGAGGGCTTCCGGAAAGGCCAGGAGCGCGCCGCCGCGCAGGGCCGGCCGATCGTGGTCGGCACGCTGCTGACGGCGATGCGCCACGCCGCCCGCTCTCTGGAGATCGCCGAGCTGGCGGTGCGCTACCGCGACGTGGGCGTGGTCGGTTTCGACATCGCCGGCGCCGAGGCCGGCTACCCGCCCACCCGGCACCTGGACGCCTTCGAGTACATGAGCCGGGAGAACTCGCACTTCACCATCCACGCCGGGGAGGCGTTCGGGCTGCCGTCGATCTGGGAGGCGCTGCAGTGGTGCGGCGCCGACCGGCTGGGCCACGGGGTGCGCATCGTCGACGACATCGAGCGCTCGCCGGGCGGCGGCCAGGACGGGGTCCGGATGGGGCGCCTCGCCAACTACGTGCGCGA contains:
- a CDS encoding NADP-dependent isocitrate dehydrogenase produces the protein MAKIKVENPVVELDGDEMTRIIWSFIKDRLILPYLDIDLKYYDLGMEERDRTDDQVTVDAANAIKEHGVGVKCATITPDEARVEEFGLKKMWRSPNGTIRNILGGVVFREPIICENVPRLVPGWTQPIIIGRHAHADQYKASDFKVPGPGTVTITYTPEDGAEPIEMEVANFPEGGGVAMGMYNYRSSIEDFARASFNYGLDRGYPVYMSTKNTILKAYDGMFKDVFEEIYENEFKDRFEAAGLTYEHRLIDDMVAAALKWEGGYVWACKNYDGDVQSDTVAQGFGSLGLMTSVLRTADGRTVEAEAAHGTVTRHYRQHQQGKPTSTNPIASIFAWTRGLEHRGKLDGNPALVEFATTLEKVVVSTVEGGQMTKDLALLVGGDQGFLTTEEFLAALDENLQKRLA
- a CDS encoding LCP family protein codes for the protein MADGSNRRRGRAGRGDADRTGVFRRAPDGGADEIEKLYRPRGSEQRSGAGHAGSTRRMPPADDRPGRRPSSSGGRSGGGGGRGRTRDGSGSARRRREERRKRRRTVLIVLLAVLVLLPTAFYLWADSRLQRVQALDFEGHLEDQPGETYLIVGSDSRDGLSEDQMQDFGTGDAQGKRTDTIMVLYVPETGKPSIVSVPRDSYVDIPEIGQNKINAAFAEALGGGPTRLVRTFEQASGVGIDHYVEIGFAGFVDIVDAVGGVEMCPDKAMEDPKADLDIEAGCQDMDGKTALGYVRTRATPRADLDRIQRQREFFSALVSTTTSPGTLLNPFRSVPLVTEGTDTFLVDEDDHLLDLGTMAMAMREDPATTSVPVGSTPTVAGAGSVVLWDEARSAAMFEAMQAGEPIPEDAMQD
- the galK gene encoding galactokinase, encoding MLDRLRAPFRRGAEPQAAAGPAAAPDPAAPRQDPAGDRAEPRSRQQGPHDGDRVVDPGDVAAAFADVFGRDPLGVWHAPGRVNLMGEHTDYNDGLVLPMALPWGVTVALAPTDDGTAEVRSAQRPGEPVTFTTAGLAPEDPVEGWAGYVAGVFWAAREAGHLPADAGARILLDSDLPIGAALSSSAALECAVLLALAEAHGLTGLTGDRPAMAAVARRAENAYVGAPTGILDQSASLRCTADHALFLDCRSGAGSAVPFDLDAAALRLLIIDTRVEHTLSDTTGGYAARHDECTRAARALGVDALRDVEDLEAALAELEDPVLVKRVRHVVTEIHRVNAAMGLMRAGALGDLGAVFTASHLSMRDQFEISTPELDLAVETAVAAGARGARMTGGGFGGSAVALVPESRLDTVCTAVTDAFAAQDFTAPSLRAALPSQGARRLR
- the galE gene encoding UDP-glucose 4-epimerase GalE, which gives rise to MRVLVTGGAGYIGSVVAAQLLESGHDVSVLDDLSTGHREAVPEGCRFVEGGIRERAADVLAGHGIEAVLHFAARSVVPESMARPERYWDGNVGCTLALLEAMRTNGVARIVFSSTAAVYGEPESAEIGEDAPVRPGNPYGATKAAIDTALTEFARMHGIGAASLRYFNVAGAYAGLGERHDPETHLIPIVLQVALGRRESVAVYGEDYPTADGTCVRDYIHVADLAEAHLLALDACRPGEHRVYNLGNGTGFSVRQVVDVCREVTGRPVPAVAADRRPGDPAVLVASSERARRELGWTPRRPELRRIVADAWDFHTGGDSAGRPAG
- the galT gene encoding galactose-1-phosphate uridylyltransferase — protein: MRTRQVFRSAGSLADGREIIYFDEAPDTGRADVADRRPLPPSTTGSQLRYDPLLDEWVALAAHRQNRTYLPPPDECPLDPSAGERLSEIPAGDYDVVVFENRFPSLAPAPEPADGGDDPALLARPSAGRCEVVCFTSDHAASFSDLTPARARTVVEAWADRTAELGARPDVAHVYPFENRGVEIGVTLQHPHGQIYAYPFVPPRIAAMREAAGKHRAATGANLFDTVVADERRAGSRVVAEGEHWTAFVPAAARWPYEVRLFPLRRVPTLDRLDDDQRDELAGIYLDLLGAFDGLFPQPAGGTDPPTPYISAWHQAPVDADGTPDPEFGLHLQLFTLRRAPGKLKYLAGSESGMAAWINDVAPEDAAERIRAALPDPAARPTES
- a CDS encoding YihY/virulence factor BrkB family protein translates to MAAATALKDRVRHVRHLAMETYWSVRRRRPVVDHAVRAVERYTGSQGNRLAAAVTYYAFLSFFPLLALAFAAVGYAAAVEPDARDYLDQAIRGALPGLAEGLPIDRIAEARAGAGAVGLLGLLYAGVGAVGAVRGALHRVWLHRPADGPNFAVAKLLDIAVMAVLGLCLLGSVALTSLAQAATSPVLGFLGLRESVVAVVTARTLGPAVAVAADTVIFLVVFSRLSGTRRPLRLLWHGALMAAVGFEILKSAAALLISGTLSDPVYASFAVVAGLLVWINLVMRMLLLCAAWTATWLPVPPPYQGAVPSGLPIGLSDEDPPRATVREGLGTSVASLPARPTPRQQRRSRMLARLLRVRAALRRVGPPAVLAAAAAGAWLWLRRRAGRTDE
- a CDS encoding glutamate--cysteine ligase, with the protein product MAIEFNDSQRATLGVEWELQLVDAHTRHLRQEAQQVLGQLPDLSEAPENPPLRHELMQCTVEVVTGICETVDEARSDLAGSVARLGSVLEGRDTALICAGTHPLDDWRDQALSPVQRYGELVDEMQWLARRILTFGVHVHVGVRSREKAIPIVNALARYLPHFLALTASSPYWSGHDTGLASSRSIIFGALPTSGPPPRLENWDAFEEYMETLLRAGTISSIKEVWWDVRPHPDFGTIEIRMFDGIPTLREVGMAAALSQSLVRLFDQQLDRGYGLPMPPTWVVNDNKWRATRYGLDARIITDDRGTTMPLRDDLYELLRELEPVAARLGCAEDLGVASEILDTGASYERQRAVVDGGGTLDDVVDSLVAEFRADVFPAAPSVPSQAADRRAGGGGTGTDHANKNRGPSHAGA
- a CDS encoding M20 family metallopeptidase; this translates as MQGRDLREQLNAFLARHKREFIEFRRDLHMHPELAFAEHRTTQRIAERLRGIGLAPEPLPHTTGLVCDIGTGEGPTVALRADIDALPLTDEKDVPYRSTVPGAAHACGHDVHTTVLLATGLFLAQQARAGALPGRVRLLFQPAEELPGGAREVVDAGGIDGVDRVFALHCDPRLLTGQVGLRTGPITAACDQVLVRLSGDGGHTARPHLTSDLVYALGKVVTELPAALSRRVDPRAGFSLVWGRVSAGSAPNAIPDDGVAEGTVRCLDDDAWHAAPDLIRELVDSVVAGYGARAEVDYRRGVPPTVNESSSVRMLQHACAQALGPESVADTPQSLGGEDFAWYLEHVPGALARLGTHAPSSGSPMLDLHRGDFDVDEGAIGVGVQLMSATALTALWECARSAGSDAVQDAALA
- a CDS encoding adenosine deaminase, coding for MSHPLTLDDIRRAPKVLLHDHLDGGLRPETVVDLAESVGYTGLPARDPGELGTWFREAADSGALERYLETFSHTVAVMQTRDALERVAAECAEDLAADGVVYAEVRYAPELHLEQGLSLDEVVEAVLEGFRKGQERAAAQGRPIVVGTLLTAMRHAARSLEIAELAVRYRDVGVVGFDIAGAEAGYPPTRHLDAFEYMSRENSHFTIHAGEAFGLPSIWEALQWCGADRLGHGVRIVDDIERSPGGGQDGVRMGRLANYVRDQRVPLEMCPSSNVQTGAAPSIAEHPIGLLRELRFRVTVNTDNRLQSGTSLSEEFAKLSSAFGYGWDDLQWFTVNAMKSAFLPFDERLSLINGRIKPGFAQLKWATQ